DNA from Arthrobacter sp. FW305-BF8:
ACCGGCGGCGACTTCGACCGCCGGATGCCCGCCGGGCCCAACGGGCACGAGTTTTTCGAACGCTATGACGCCGCGATCGCCAAGGTGTCCGCGGAAGCCGCCGGCACCGGCGCAGTCGCCGTCGTCAGCCACGGCGCCGCGATCCGCGTCTGGGCGGGCCACCGGGCAGAGAACATCGACATGGAATTCGCCGCCCGTCACGTCCTCGCCAACACCGGCATCGTGGCCCTGGAAGGCGATCCCGAGGCCGGCTGGAACCTGATTCACTGGGATGCCAGCCCCGTCGGGGGCCTTGCCCTGGCCGACCCCACCGCCGAGGACCCGATGGGAAAGGCCACGGGCTAGGTCCGGCGCAAAGTGTTCCCACGGCGCTTACCGGCAGGAAACACCGCGGTAACGGTGCGGTTCTAACCTTAATTCGCATAACCCTTCGGCGAATCGAGGCACAGATGCAGACCAATCCCAGGCTCAACATCCGGAAAGTCAGCTGGTCGAATCCTGTGGGAGCTGATCTGCGCGCGGCACAGCAGGCGGAACTGGACGCCCGCTTCGGGTGCCCCGACCATGAGCCGGGACCCAAGCCCTCCGAAGTGGACACCGCCGTGTTCCTCGTGGCTTACGACAAGGGTTCGGGCCAGCCGGTGGGCTGCGGGGGTCTGCGGCTGCTCGACTCCGAGACGGCGGAAATCAAGCGCCTCTACGTTCTCCCGTACACCCGCGGTTCAGGCGTGGCCAGCTCCATCCTGGCCGCCCTCGAGGCCGAAGCCTTTGCCCAGGGCATCACCCGGATCACTGCGGAGGCGGGCTCGGCGCAGACTGACGGCCGCAATTTCTACGCGAGCTCCGGCTTCGATCCGGTTCCCAACTTCGGTCCCTACATCGGCGTCGAGCATTCGTACTGCTTCGAAAAGAGGATCGATTGCCACAGCGCGGCGCACACCGCCATGGCCTGAACCGCCCCACACAACCGGCGGCGGCCGTCACACTCCGGTGGGGCAGGCCGCCGTCCGCTAATCTCGCGCTATGGAAACCAAAGACATTACGTTCCGCACCCGCAAGTGGGTCCGGCCCGAGGACCTCAACGCCAACGGCACCCTGTTCGGTGGCAGCCTGCTGAAATGGATCGACGAGGAAGCCGCCATCTACGCCATCCTCCAGCTGGGCAACGGCCGCGCGGTCACCAAGTACATTTCCGAAATCAACTTCGTCAGCTCCGCAGTCCAGGGCGACCTCATTGAGATGGGCCTGACCGCCACGCGCTTCGGCCGGACGTCGATGACCATGCGCGCCGAAGTGCGCAACATGATCACCCGGCAGAGCATTCTCACCATTGAGGAGATCGTGTTCGTGAACCTCAGCTCCACCGGCAAACCGGAACCGCACGGCTACACGGAAATCACCTACGACCGCGACCGCATCCCCACGCACCACCTCACCGAAACGCTGCAACAGGACTGACGTCCCCGCCGTCGTCCGGCTGATACGGATGCACCGCCGGTGTTAACGGGTAGCCAGCCTGAGCAGCCCGTCGCGCAGCGGCTGTGCCCGTTCGGTCAGGGCCACACCCGCCATGGCGGAGGAAGCCAGCCGCAGCAGCTGGGTCTTCAGGGCGCGCTGCCGGTTGTAGGCCTTGAGCGCGTCTTCCATCCGATGGGCGTTGAGGAGTTCGGCCAGCGTGACGGCGTCTACGAGAGCCTCGCAGGCGCCGCGGCCCAGGTTGGGCGTCATGCCGTGGGCGGCGTCGCCGGCCAGGACGGCGCCCGGCCGCACGAAGCTGCCCAGGCTGGGCGTGGTCCAGATCCGCTGCGCCAGCGTGGCGTCCGCCGTGGCCTGCTCCAGCGCTGTCCGGACGGTGGGCGCGCTTCCGGCGAAGCGCTCCATTGCCTGCTTCAGCGCTTCGGCTGCATCAACGCCCGCCGGCCCGAGGTCCGAGCGGAACGAGGCATACCAGTAGGTCCGGCCGGCGGACGCTGGCGTGATGCCGAACAGTTGCCCGCGGCCCCAGTATTCCCCTCCGGCGCCGGCCTGGACGGGACCGGGAAGGACGCCCCGCAGCGCCAGGTACGGCGTCAGCTTTGCCTGTGACCTGGCGCCCCAGAAGGAGCGTCGCACCACGCTGTGGACGCCGTCGGCCCCCACCAGCAGGCCCGACGACAGCGGGCCGGTGGCCGGAATGTCATCCACCCTGCCCTCGATGCGCTGCACGGAAGCCGGCAACGCGGCATCAAGGATCCTGATGAGGTCTGCGCGTGAGACGCCCCGGAGCCCGCGGACCTCGGGTGCCACCAGGGCTGTACCCGAGGCGTCGCGCAGGGCCATCCCGCCGAACGCCGTGCCCGCCTCCCGGATCTGCGGCAGCACCCCCAGGACCGCCAGCCCCGCCTGCGCCTCCGGCCACATGGCCAGCGACGTCTCCACCGCCGGAACTCCGGGCCGCTGCTCGTGGATGGCGACGTCGAAGCGTTTCGGGTCCAGGCCTGCCGCGAGCGCGAGGCCGGCGATGCCGCCGCCGATGATCGTTATGGCTTCCATGGACCCGATCTTAAGCCCGACGGCGGGACGCCGGGTTGAGCGGCCCTGACCCGCACAGGTGGCGGAACACCGGGCCCGTCATGAGGTCCGTGGCCTGTCGTGCGGAAGACTAGTGTGACGGCCAGCCAGTGTACGCCTCGGCAAGGTACGCCTGGCCGTGCCGTGAGGACACCACGGAGTGCAGCTCGCCCAGCTGGCGGGCCCGGGCGAAGTCGCCGGCATCGGCAGGGGTGTGCAGCATGGTGGTCATCCAGTAGGA
Protein-coding regions in this window:
- a CDS encoding histidine phosphatase family protein, with the protein product MRLLLIRHGETPGNVLGQLDTAHPGPGLTELGERQAEALPRALVNEPISALYASTLVRTQITAKPLSRELGLDVEILDGIHEIEAGALEKLTDHESHRRYMSTVFAWTGGDFDRRMPAGPNGHEFFERYDAAIAKVSAEAAGTGAVAVVSHGAAIRVWAGHRAENIDMEFAARHVLANTGIVALEGDPEAGWNLIHWDASPVGGLALADPTAEDPMGKATG
- a CDS encoding FAD-dependent monooxygenase; the encoded protein is MEAITIIGGGIAGLALAAGLDPKRFDVAIHEQRPGVPAVETSLAMWPEAQAGLAVLGVLPQIREAGTAFGGMALRDASGTALVAPEVRGLRGVSRADLIRILDAALPASVQRIEGRVDDIPATGPLSSGLLVGADGVHSVVRRSFWGARSQAKLTPYLALRGVLPGPVQAGAGGEYWGRGQLFGITPASAGRTYWYASFRSDLGPAGVDAAEALKQAMERFAGSAPTVRTALEQATADATLAQRIWTTPSLGSFVRPGAVLAGDAAHGMTPNLGRGACEALVDAVTLAELLNAHRMEDALKAYNRQRALKTQLLRLASSAMAGVALTERAQPLRDGLLRLATR
- a CDS encoding GNAT family N-acetyltransferase; this encodes MQTNPRLNIRKVSWSNPVGADLRAAQQAELDARFGCPDHEPGPKPSEVDTAVFLVAYDKGSGQPVGCGGLRLLDSETAEIKRLYVLPYTRGSGVASSILAALEAEAFAQGITRITAEAGSAQTDGRNFYASSGFDPVPNFGPYIGVEHSYCFEKRIDCHSAAHTAMA
- a CDS encoding acyl-CoA thioesterase, giving the protein METKDITFRTRKWVRPEDLNANGTLFGGSLLKWIDEEAAIYAILQLGNGRAVTKYISEINFVSSAVQGDLIEMGLTATRFGRTSMTMRAEVRNMITRQSILTIEEIVFVNLSSTGKPEPHGYTEITYDRDRIPTHHLTETLQQD